Proteins from a genomic interval of Miscanthus floridulus cultivar M001 unplaced genomic scaffold, ASM1932011v1 fs_364_1_2, whole genome shotgun sequence:
- the LOC136531492 gene encoding exocyst complex component EXO70A1-like gives MSSLAMEFCHLRIWRHDDYHLDVSPVSIWESVRRSFHDSSNSDSAASWSSSSASCSFTGGNSGSSSGFLSALFEDMSVRSDKAFRRMHIDRKELSTLNDIAGFMIEGGYQEMLRRAIHRDSAQLASYPEILDINNIWGGHMEESKEILLKVWTTAMHIIVRVLSEMQRQLNGRDLGYFNIFKEDYFLAIAKQSIRKLLRAADSTCIQGAPPIDPVYMDTYTAPKPDLSKMVNLVMVYQALNYSMPTILALLSGQTKESILAEGEGLIHRLSDMFVKLSVEQTDLAIARRLDISDTGVHRFTRHIMDHVRMLVQHKTTVCLMLKGDLKAFHELVAQLISSLESMLDRNSKGLHLPGQQQMFLLNNVHFMLQEAKIEKDLGRILGEGWLLQRNDQLDMFIAGYVDASWTPVISCVLRRTLVWEILWPLFDKFTSLFETTYRVHKTWKVSNPLIRNKVREAIFHKVIPVYRMHMENCSEKQQKSARYNIQQLESQLQELFEG, from the exons ATGTCCTCCCTCGCAATGGAGTTCTGCCACCTCCGAATCTGGCGACATGATGATTACCACCTGGATGTCTCGCCTGTGTCCATCTGGGAGTCCGTCAGGCGCAGCTTCCACGACAGTTCCAACTCTGACTCGGCAGCCTCATGGTCGAGTTCCTCTGCTTCCTGTTCCTTCACCGGCGGCAATAGTGGCAGCTCAAGTGGATTCCTCTCGGCTCTATTTGAGGACATGTCCGTCCGAAGTGACAAGGCATTCCGACGCATGCATATCGACAGAAAGGAGTTGTCCACCCTCAATGACATTGCAGGCTTCATGATCGAAGGCGGATATCAAGAAATGCTGCGACGTGCAATCCATCGAGACTCTGCTCAACTTGCCAG TTACCCTGAAATCCTTGACATCAATAACATTTGGGGCGGTCACATGGAAGAATCCAAAGAAATTCTACTGAAGGTTTGGACAACGGCGATGCACATCATCGTTCGTGTCTTGAGTGAGATGCAAAGACAATTGAATGGACGGGATCTTGGTTACTTCAATATATTCAAGGAGGATTATTTCTTAGCAATTGCAAAACAATCTATCAGGAAGTTGCTTAGAGCAGCTGATTCTACGTGCATTCAGGGTGCACCACCAATTGATCCAGTTTACATGGATACCTATACAGCACCTAAGCCTGATCTATCCAAAATGGTAAATCTGGTGATGGTGTACCAAGCACTGAATTATAGCATGCCGACGATATTAGCATTGCTGTCAGGTCAAACTAAGGAGTCCATCCTTGCAGAGGGTGAAGGGCTAATACACCGATTGTCAGACATGTTTGTCAAGCTATCTGTTGAGCAAACCGATCTGGCGATAGCGCGACGTTTGGACATCTCTGACACAGGTGTTCATCGCTTCACAAGGCATATCATGGATCATGTGCGGATGCTGGTTCAACACAAGACCACAGTCTGTCTAATGCTGAAGGGTGACCTGAAAGCATTCCATGAACTGGTTGCGCAGCTGATCTCCTCTTTGGAGTCTATGCTGGATAGGAACTCAAAAGGTTTGCACCTCCCAGGGCAGCAACAAATGTTCCTGCTGAACAACGTACACTTCATGCTTCAGGAAGCCAAGATAGAGAAAGATTTGGGACGGATCCTTGGAGAAGGGTGGCTGTTGCAGCGCAATGACCAACTCGACATGTTCATTGCAGGATATGTAGATGCTTCATGGACACCTGTCATATCTTGCGTGCTAAGACGGACCCTAGTATGGGAGATCTTGTGGCCATTGTTTGACAAGTTCACTTCACTTTTCGAGACGACCTACCGGGTGCATAAAACATGGAAAGTTAGTAATCCTCTGATCCGGAATAAGGTGCGGGAGGCAATATTTCATAAGGTTATCCCAGTATACCGAATGCATATGGAGAATTGCTCGGAGAAGCAGCAAAAATCTGCAAGGTACA